A single window of Gossypium arboreum isolate Shixiya-1 chromosome 13, ASM2569848v2, whole genome shotgun sequence DNA harbors:
- the LOC108461417 gene encoding 16.6 kDa heat shock protein-like, whose translation MEFTYEDFEPFCKWKREPNSDTLEIHLPGFKRQQLRVQLSSSGNLVISGERESDSDGKKRNRFRREFNVSNEIEANQIQAKFFNGILYVIMPKRSTAAAAGVDVKASTMNWNKRLAMEIIAAVSSAVAVGVYVTKYCQCSHLGS comes from the exons ATGGAATTCACTTATGAAGATTTTGAGCCTTTCTGCAAATGGAAAAGAGAGCCAAATAGTGACACCCTTGAGATACATCTTCCAG GATTCAAAAGGCAGCAATTGCGAGTTCAACTGAGCAGTTCTGGGAACCTAGTGATCAGTGGAGAACGTGAATCGGACTCTGACGGAAAAAAAAGAAACCGATTCCGGAGAGAATTTAATGTTTCAAACGAAATAGAAGCAAACCAAATACAAGCAAAGTTCTTCAATGGCATTCTTTACGTGATAATGCCAAAGCGAAGCACAGCGGCAGCTGCAGGTGTGGATGTTAAAGCTTCAACAATGAATTGGAATAAAAGGTTGGCCATGGAAATCATTGCAGCAGTTTCGTCGGCAGTTGCTGTCGGAGTTTATGTAACCAAATATTGCCAATGTTCTCATCTTGGGAGCTAA